The following are encoded together in the Daucus carota subsp. sativus chromosome 5, DH1 v3.0, whole genome shotgun sequence genome:
- the LOC108222733 gene encoding uncharacterized protein LOC108222733: protein MKVETRQHLLLILGVILLSFTAEKCRQLVGGEASSKSWTERFTFWNRFDMSYGTIAWITKELLKAYLFYIRAVHVQRIRTEATKAAITEYIEQDQNLDIMAAKEKGKAAAKQAYRQLKHVTAPALSSLWDVFETLYVGGSFAEGVTRGIGTFLGAYAGGIYGEGKLNWIGFLVGSQLGSLAGSRIGLMIYDIGKGIQFCILLIFGQRNYYPSTYKEL from the exons ATGAAAGTGGAAACGAGGCAGCATCTGCTACTCATCCTTGGAGTCATTCTTCTCAGTTTCACAG CTGAAAAATGTCGCCAACTAGTAGGAGGGGAGGCTTCTTCGAAGAGCTGGACAGAAAGGTTCACATTCTGGAATCGCTTCGACATGAGCTACGGAACCATTGCATGGATAACCAAGGAGCTATTGAAGGCATACCTCTTCTACATCAGAGCTGTTCATGTACAGAGAATACGAACAGAAGCAACCAAAGCAGCCATTACAGAATATATAGAACAAGACCAGAATCTGGACATAATGGCCGCCAAAGAAAAAGGCAAAGCGGCTGCAAAACAAGCGTACAGGCAACTGAAACATGTCACTGCACCAGCTCTTTCATCACTATGGGATGTTTTTGAAACACTTTACGTGGGTGGAAGCTTCGCGGAGGGGGTTACTAGGGGAATCGGAACGTTTCTTGGTGCTTATGCTGGAGGAATCTATGGAGAAGGGAAACTAAATTGGATTGGATTTCTTGTGGGAAGTCAGTTGGGGAGTTTGGCTGGGAGTAGAATTGGATTGATGATATATGATATTGGGAAAGGAATACAATTCTGCATTCTCCTTATTTTTGGACAAAGGAACTACTATCCATCTACATACAAGGAACTATGA